The sequence AGATCAACACCGAGGCCCGGACCCTCGGGAATTGCGATATAACTATCGACCACTTCCGGTTGCGGAGCCATCACCTCATACCGCGCCTGAACATCGCCCGTTCGGTGCTCCCAGATCAAAAAATTTGGCAGCGTCGCACACAAATGGATAGACGCGACCTCCCCCACTGGACCCAGCGACCCATCGTGCGGCGCAAACTGGATATAGTGTGCCTCGGCCATACCCGCGAGCTTCTTCATCTGAGCCAGCCCCCCGAACCGCCCGGCATCCGGCTGAATAACATCCACAATCTCGCGCTCAATAAGCTCGCGCGCACCGAAGACATAGGCGACTCGTTCCCCGGCAGCAAGGGGGATATTGATCGCTTCGGACACGCGCGCAAGCGCCTCCACATTCTCGGGCGCGACCGGTTCCTCGTAAAAAAACACCCCGAACTCTTCCAATCTGCGCCCCATAGAAATCGCATCGCGCGTCGTCATCCACGGCATCCCGTGCAAATCGACCATAATATCGACATCGTCTCCCACCTCATTGCGAATCGCCGTAATATCGCGGATACAGTGCTCTATCCCCCCCATCTTGAGACCCGTAAAGCCTTGATCCACGAGTTCCCTGGCGTGCTCGGCCGTATTCGCGTGCGTGTACACCCGCAACCGCTCGCGCATCCGACCGCCCAGCAATTGCCAGACCGGCATATTAAACGCCTTCCCCTTAATATCCCACAGCGCCGTCTCAATCGCCGAAATCGCACCCGCGCCCACAACGCCCGACATCCCGTGGGTTTGCAAAAACATCTTGCTCCACAACCGCTCGATATTAAAGGGATCCTCGCCAATAATCAAACTCGCCTTGTGGTGAATCTCCGTCTGAATACTCGGCCATGCAGTCGCCTCTCCCACGCCATAGATCCCCTCATCCGTAAAAACCCTGCAAAACAAAAAATTTCTGCCATCCTGCCCAGCAGTATAGGTCTTAACATCCGTAATCTTCATTCTCTCACCCCGCGATCATGGATCGCAATGAATCTCGTGCCCCTCTCCGGGAAACCAGAAAACATCGACAAAAACACCCAGAAAAACACCCGCGATATAGCCCATAATCATACCCAGGAAAAAGGGTGCATAGCGCCGATAGCGCTCCAAACCGCCCAACTTCATA is a genomic window of Gemmatimonadota bacterium containing:
- a CDS encoding mandelate racemase/muconate lactonizing enzyme family protein, whose protein sequence is MKITDVKTYTAGQDGRNFLFCRVFTDEGIYGVGEATAWPSIQTEIHHKASLIIGEDPFNIERLWSKMFLQTHGMSGVVGAGAISAIETALWDIKGKAFNMPVWQLLGGRMRERLRVYTHANTAEHARELVDQGFTGLKMGGIEHCIRDITAIRNEVGDDVDIMVDLHGMPWMTTRDAISMGRRLEEFGVFFYEEPVAPENVEALARVSEAINIPLAAGERVAYVFGARELIEREIVDVIQPDAGRFGGLAQMKKLAGMAEAHYIQFAPHDGSLGPVGEVASIHLCATLPNFLIWEHRTGDVQARYEVMAPQPEVVDSYIAIPEGPGLGVDLVDEEIERYACELLGGRSSYAEDNTYDSQYVYARFPRKRWLG